One Microcebus murinus isolate Inina chromosome 9, M.murinus_Inina_mat1.0, whole genome shotgun sequence DNA window includes the following coding sequences:
- the SOSTDC1 gene encoding sclerostin domain-containing protein 1 → MLPPAIHFYFIPLACILMKNCLAFKNDATEILYSHVVKPVPAHPSSNSTLNQARNGGRHFSNTGLDRNTRVQVGCRELRSTKYISDGQCTSISPLKELVCAGECLPLPVLPNWIGGGYGTKYWSRRSSQEWRCVNDKTRTQRIQLQCQDGSTRTYKITVVTACKCKRYTRQHNESSHNFESVSPAKPAQHHRERKRASKSSKHSMS, encoded by the exons ATGCTTCCTCCTGccattcatttctatttcattcccCTTGCATGCATCCTAATGAAAAActgtttggcttttaaaaatgatgccACAGAAATCCTTTATTCACATGTGGTTAAACCTGTTCCAGCACACCCCAGCAGCAATAGCACGTTGAATCAAGCCAGAAATGGAGGCAGGCATTTCAGTAACACTGGACTGGATCGGAACA CTCGGGTGCAAGTGGGTTGCCGGGAACTGCGTTCCACCAAATACATCTCTGATGGGCAGTGCACCAGCATCAGCCCTCTGAAGGAGCTGGTGTGTGCTGGCGAGTGCTTGCCGCTGCCAGTGCTCCCCAACTGGATCGGAGGAGGCTATGGAACCAAGTACTGGAGCAGGAGGAGCTCCCAGGAGTGGAGGTGTGTCAATGACAAAACACGTACCCAGAGGATCCAGCTTCAGTGCCAAGATGGCAGCACACGCACCTACAAAATCACAGTAGTCACCGCCTGCAAGTGCAAGAGGTACACCCGGCAGCACAACGAATCCAGCCACAACTTTGAGAGTGTGTCGCCTGCCAAGCCAGCCCAGCATCACAGAGAGCGGAAAAGAGCCAGCAAATCCAGCAAGCACAGCATGAGTTAG